The region GCCGACCATTTCCCCGAATCCGAAAAACCGCATTGGATTGCCCAAAAACGCATTGATGGCAAGGAAATTTGCATTTACAGCATTTGGGATGCGGGACAACTCAAGGCTTATGCCGCCTATCATCCGCGGTATCGGGCAGGGAAAGGCTCTGGCATTTACTTTGAACCCATCGCCCATTCCGCCAGCTTTGAACGGGTGGCTGCCTTTGGAAAGCAGTTGAATTATACGGGCCAGCTTTGTTTTGATGTAATCTTGGATGCCGATAACCAGCCTTATTTTATTGAATGCAATCCACGCGGAACCAGTGGCGCACACTTATTACACCAAGCCTTAGCGCCTGCGTTTTTGGCGGAAGGATTTTACCAACAAGCCCCCGAAAAACCCTTTGCCATCCAATATGCCATGGCAGTTTTGCATCCATTTCGCTTTTTTTCGCGGCAGGTACAGGCCGCGCAAGACGTAATTTTTAGCCCAAAGGATCCGCTTCCGTTCTTTCTGCAAGCGCTGAGCCTGCTCGAAATTTCCTATCTTAAGTTTAGCCAAAACAGCACTTGGCTGGAAGCCACCACCGGCGATATTGAGTACAATGGCGAGGCTTTAACCTAAATCAAAAGCGTCATGGCGAAGTGGGTGAACTGGGACGAAATGCCTGAAGGTGTGGTGAAAGCCTATACCCGCCTGTTTTTGACCGCGCCTGCTGCCCATTGGATTCACAACGCCAAAACCCAAATGCGGGTCTTGCAGGTAAGGGATGGGCTTTACTTCCCCGTCACCATCAACCAAACCGAGTGGGACAGCACGTTTACATGCTCCCCTTATACGGCGTATGTCCTGTATGCCCAAGACGAAATCAGGCGAAATCTAAAAAATCCCCTGCTGCAAGTGGGCTTATTGGGCCTGCTGAAAGGCGTTAGTTGGATTTTGAAGCGGGGTAAAATTAACCAAAACGTACATGTGAACAATTTTTTGCTTTCCACCAATCCCTATCCTGCTTGGTCGGGGGAGGAACTGGCGGCCATCACAATATTTTTGCTCCGCGAATTTCCCCAGCACGCCCTGATTTTTCGCTCGCTCAATGAAGGGCAACACGCCGATTTGTTGCACGCTTTTCAGGAAAACGGCTATCATTTGGTGGGCAGCCGACAGGTGTATTTATACGAAATGGCGCGGGAAGCTTGGCTTAAACACAACAATAACAAGCACGACCTGCGCCTGATGCGCAAGCAAAACCTGCGTTATTTGCCTCATGAAGCGATGGGCGCATACCTCGAAGAAGCCCTTGTGCTGTACCAAAAACTATATCTCGAAAAATACTCGCGGCATAATCCCCAGTTTAGCTTAGCCTTTTTTCAGGCCTGCCACCGCGACGAAACGATGGTCTTTCAAGGCTTTGCTGATGCCGAAAATCGGCTAAGGGCCTTTTCTGGGCTGTTTGTGATCGAAAATACCATTACCTCGCCCTTGGTGGGCTACGATACCGATGCGCCTCAAAAAGAAGGGTTGTATATCCATGCCATTCAGTTGGTTTTTGACTACCTGTTTAAGACGGGCAAAGTGCTTAACCTGAGCTCAGGCGCGGCCCATTTTAAACGGCTACGTGGCGGAAAACCTGCCATCGAATACTCGGCGGTGTATATGGCGCATTTGCCTTGGTTTCGGCGCTTGGTGTATGGCTTATTGCTCAAAATCTCCAACCAGATTGGCATTCCGCTGATGAAAAAATATGAACTCTAACGCTTTTTGCCAGCCGCTTGCGTTTAGCCACGAAGTGAGGACAGGGCAGTTTACGAAGGTTTGGCAGGAGAATCGGCCGCTATTTTTAACCCGACTTGAAGGGCGTGTGGTGGGCTATGAAGATTTTTGCCCACATCGGGGCGCGCCCCTTTCGCAGGGCAAAGTTTGGGGAGGACGAGAGGTGGAATGCCCGTATCATGGATGGCGATTTAACTTGGAAACGGGCGAAAACACCTTTGTTCCCGTCAAAAATGCTTGCCGTCCTTGCACCCTCAAACCCATTCCGCTCCTCGAAGCCTATGACTTGGTTTGGCATCAAGCGGATAAAACGGCGGTGCTTCCAGCTTTATCGGGTCAAAAGCCGCTGCTCTTTAAAACGGGAAGCATTCAAGCAAGGCTTGTCAATGT is a window of Bacteroidetes Order II. bacterium DNA encoding:
- a CDS encoding ATP-grasp domain-containing protein, translating into MSFPETILITGARAPIALELARSFHRQGHRVVMADSCHWTIARWSNAVARYVVLPSPRYQTVRFTQALRDLIREEHVTHLIPTCEEAFYVSAAQADFPCKVWTADFALLQALHDKGRFFTDYQHLLPIPETQSLSNFTAWAQSADYVFKPIYSRFATATILGKTLAADHFPESEKPHWIAQKRIDGKEICIYSIWDAGQLKAYAAYHPRYRAGKGSGIYFEPIAHSASFERVAAFGKQLNYTGQLCFDVILDADNQPYFIECNPRGTSGAHLLHQALAPAFLAEGFYQQAPEKPFAIQYAMAVLHPFRFFSRQVQAAQDVIFSPKDPLPFFLQALSLLEISYLKFSQNSTWLEATTGDIEYNGEALT